The Hemicordylus capensis ecotype Gifberg chromosome 5, rHemCap1.1.pri, whole genome shotgun sequence nucleotide sequence caagtccatcaaacagtagaggaggagaaaagaggccttgaagactatatcaaggacagtgaagaagatgcacttcaaatggtcaataatgagaaactattcaacaccaatgaaacaaagcaggcctacaagaaagaacaagtcaaggaccgagcagaaaaatggagaaataagccactgcatggtcaatatttgcacaacataagtggaaaatcagacatcaccaagacctggcaatggcttaagaatggcgacttgaaggaagaaacagagggtttcatactggctgcacaagaacaggcactaagaacaaatgcaataagagcaaaagtcaaaaagtcaacaacaaacagcaagtgccgcctttgtaaagaagcagatgaaaccatggaccacctaatcagctgttgtaaaaagattgcacagactgactacaaacaaaggcatgaaaaggtagcagggatgatacactggaacatctgcaaaaaatacaagctacctgtagccaagaattggtgggaccatcaaattgaaaaagttgaagaaaatgaagatgcaaaaatattatgggacttccgactacaaacagacaaacatctgccacacaatacaccagatataactgtagtcgagaagaaagaaaaacaagtcaaaataatcgacatagcaataccaggggatagcagaatagaagaaaaagaaataggaaaaatcaccaaatacaaagatctacaaattgaaattgaagggctgtggcagaagaagaccaaaataatcccagtggtaattggcgccctgggtgcagtcccaaaagaccttgaagagcacctcaacaccattggtggggccacagaaatcaccatcagccaattacaaaaagcagctttactgggaacagcctatattctgcaacgatatctataacaactgacaataaaattcagccatcccaggtccttgggaaggactcaatgtctggataaaacaaaccagtcaataacacttgtgtgactgtgtgaataaataataataataacaacaacaacaaccatcctcactttggcttcagaattctctgtgagcagactcagttatgctcttggCTGACTTTCCCGTCGTTATTTTCCCTGATATTGTGGGGATTTcaaacagtaattactcaaataatcactagattgatgtttgtcaaaccagcaaaaggcaccagtccagtatggGCCTGAATTTttggggaatgctaaaaagataccaaacattaaaaaagatacattatctgtggtgaaaaaacatTGCCAACACTTTGCAATCTCTTTTTAGGTGTTAGAAACTTAAACTGCTGGATCTCAGTCATTCTGAAACAGATTTGCACCCAATTTGGTGGAGTGGTGTCTCTCCTCCCCTCGTTGATGTGTGCATGATGTCAGAGGGGTTGGGTGGATACCGCTGACTTCCTAAGCAATAGAACGTTCCTCACCTTCACTATACTGGCCAGCTGGGCCGGGACAATCTGAGACATTGGCGAGTGTCAGGTTTGAGTCAGGGCTATGGTGTTAGGCACGCAGGTTTTCAACCCTTTCTCTGGATTTCACGTGTGCCCGAAGCCCTCCTGTGTCCCCCAGGGGAAAGATGCAGGCACCCTGGGGGGGATTCTGACGTTTTCCTTTGCAGGTCAAAGAGCAGGGTGCCGGGCAGGGGAGGAATTTAAATGGTGTTTTgcctctttgtttgtttttaaacaagaaCCCAGGAGAGATTCTGCGAATGGATCTTCTGCATTGCAACTCCTTTGCCCCACAACCCATTTCCTGCCCCCCTGTGACAAAGACAACATTGcaggcagaagcagaagcagtctGGCCCGGCCACTCTGCATCTGCCTGAAGCCAAGCGCTATGGGGCTCTGGTCCAAGGGGTGTGCTGGGGGAGGCTTCCACCAGCCCTGCCCTGTGCCCCCGCTTGGCCGTTGGCTTGACGCTCCTGTGGTGGGCCCGAGCTGGGCAAGCCACGGGCCATGGATGGCCTCCAAATGCCAATGTCAGGAGTGCCGGCCCAGCAACTCCAAGCCCCAGCGGGTGACCTCCGCATGCTTTGAACTCCCCCACGGAAATGGGAAGGGCTTTGCTCGGCTCGATCCTCACAAGGCCTCCTGAAAAGGGAAGCTTCGAAGAAATAGGCTCGCTGCAGCTACGGTGGAAATAGCCTGAAGTTGGCCACGAGCGCCAGAGACCCGTGTCTGGACAGGGCAGGTTCAGGaggtggagaagaggaggaggaggaggaggagggtgtgtgtgtgtgcgtgtgtgcgtgggGAGGCAGACCACTCTGAGGGCCATTTTCATTCATCCGAAGGGTCCAAAGAGGGTCCACACAGTGACTCCTGGCATGAGGCCGGGAAGCGAGTCCGTGAGTGGGGCGGGAGGATCTCGGCACGAGGGGGCAGCTGCCGCCGCCTTTgactctccttcctcctttcagATCTCCGGATCCCCTTGATGTGGAAAGACACAGAATATTTCAAGAACAAGGGTGGTGAGTGCTTCCCGGAAGGGGCTgtttccattcccccccccccacgcccgccCCCAGCTTGCCATGTGTTCTACCAGCTGGGCTTGGGTTGCCTATAGGTCAGGAGCGGCTCATCCTAAGGAGCCGATGGGGCGGACAGCCAGAGGAGGcacagatgctgctgcttcttggagctctgttcactcctctccctcctgctccacgctgcctacaggcggccattcatcaggtagagctgcacgatTAACCACacatgatgaatgaccagcctgcaggctgcGCAGTTCTCAGTAATGCTGGtgtgtgtctgagagagagaggagcaaatggagctctgggaaggggaggcagcGGTGCCTTCTTTGGCACCCCCCTGCCCCGGCTCACTGGGACGAGCCACTCCGGATACAGGGGCAGCAGGGTTTAAGCAATGGGCATGCATGGACGAGCTGCCTTGTACCGGGTCTATGACTCCTggcctaactcagtattgtctacacactgatgGGCAGAGActctcagggtttcagacagggagaggttcttcccagccccacctggagatgccagggaccaaAGAACCCagaacttcctgcatgcagagcCGATGTtccctgagctgcagcccctcccaGTGAGGCTACTTGGGAAGCACGCTGATGGCATTCTGGCCAGAATGAACTGTTTCCTTTCTGGGACTGAGCTCAGGAAAAAACTGAGATCTTTAGCACAGCACTGATTGGCTAATGCCTGTAATGTCACAAACATATTCGCCCTCCTGCATCCAAGAGCAGTTGTACAGCCATTGCTAAACTGATcgtgctttttttgtttgttaagtGATGTGtgtttaaatgaacacatgtgtaTGTGACACTTgtctcgactcctggcgcccacagagccctgtggttttgcttggtagaatacagcccaccagatgccgctggaagcctacagtaggagctgagggcatgccctctctgctgctgctgttgctcccctgcatcctgcctctgaggctggaggtggccctccgactagtagccattgatagacttctgcTCCACGAAGTTATAAAAGCCCCTCTTAAAGaagtccaggttgttggctgtcaccacatcttgtggcagagaattccacaagtggattatgtgttgtgtggaaaaagtacctctgtttgttggtcctagatttcctggcaatccgtttcatgggatgacccctggttctagtgttgtgtgagacggaaaagaatttctctctctccactttctctacaccatgcatgattttatagacctctatcctgtctccccacagttgtctcttttctaaactaaaaagccccagatgttgtagtcttgcctcctaagaaaggtgctctaggcccctgatcatcttggttgccctcttctgcacctttcccagttctacaatgtccttttaaagatgatgtgaccagaattgtacgcagtactccaagtgtggtcgcaccatcgttttctataagggcattataatgttagctgttttattttcaatcccctttctaatgatccccagcatggaattggcctttttcacagctgccgcacattgagtcgacactttcaacaagctgtccaccacaaccccaagatccctctcctggtcagtcaccgacagctcagatcccctcagttgggtttttttgtcccaatgtgcatcacttctcacttgccaacactgaaccgcatttgccactttgtcacccactcacccagtttggagagatccttttgttactcctcacaatctgttttggatttcactacctgaaagagtttggtatcatctgcaaatttggccacctcgctgctggaagagattcccctgggaagagcagaaggttcccagtcccctccctggcagtatctccaagaacgggctgagagagactcctgcctgcaaccttggagaagcctctgccagtttgGCTAGACattcctgagcgagatggaccactggtctgacacagtaaatggcagcttcccatgttcgtATGATCCTATCGGCCGTGGTGGCCGTGGTGGCCTGACCCTCCACTTCAAAGGAGCCCTGGGGACGGTCCCAGAGTGCTGAGTGGTGCTGGGAACCTGTCCGTCCAATCCGCTTTCTCTCTTTCCTGGCCAGACTTGCATCGTTGTGCCGTCTTCTGCCTGCTCCAGATTGGCACAGAAATTTATGACACAGAGACGGTGCTGGTGGACCGGACACTCACTGACATTTGCTTTGAGAACACAGTCCTCTTGTGAGTCCCTGTCCCCACCCCATAGACACACAggggcaacccacccacccccggccccaGCTGGGAAGAGGGAGAAGCACAGACGGGCTTCTTCTTCCTCGCTGCCCAACTTATCCAAGAtatggccggtggggggggggagcatgccTTGGCCAAGGGCGACTCTTGTTGGGAGTGGGAAAGAAGGGGGCGGGGTCTCTCCCATGGCAGGAGGGAGGCCTTCTGGAGGAGGGGGCCTGTGGTGGGGATTCCTCCTCACTCCGCTCTGGAAGGGGGGTGGTTCTGCCTGCCCTTCTGACTAGCCTTGACAGGAAGACCCTAGGCAGGCTCCATGGGGTCTGTGTCTTCCACCAGAGGCCACCGGCCGCTTTTGCCTTCCTCCTTGGACGGATGTCCCGTCATGGGCCACTTCAAGACCCCTCCCAGTTTCCTGCCCCACAGACCcacacaatgccccccccccgtagCCCCTCCTTGGGCTGAGTTCCTGCCAGCAGGTGGGCGGGGGGCCCAGGGGCCCTTGGTGCTGTGACGCTGCTTCTCTTGGTCTCCCCAGCACGGAGGCCGGGCCGGAGTTTGAGCTGAAGGTGGAGCTCTACAGCGCAGGCCTGGAGGAGGACTCGGGACTCAGCCACACCCCCAAGAAACTGGCCAGCCGTCTGAGCAGCTCTCTGGGACGCTCCTCGGGGAAGCGGGTGCGAGCAGCCCTGGACGCTGGGGGGCCTAGCAGCCCCGTGGGCAATGGGGCCAGCAGTCTCTTGCTGCTGCCGGCCCCCAGCGCCCCACCGTGAGTAGCCGGCCTCTCCGTGCCCTCCGTGGGTGGTGTGTgaccccaccccgccgcccccCGGGCTCatcaccagctctcttctcctccaggGGGCCCAAGTACCAGCTGCTGGCCTGCACCACCCTCCGCCTGCCGGACGTCCAGGACGCCTTCCGCACCCACGACCTGCTGGTCACCAGCAACGGTAGGCAGGGCGAGGCAGCCGAGGGGGGTGCTGCTGGCAGTGGGGCCAGTGAGGGGGGGCCTCGCTGCAGCCCACGTGCTGCCACGCctggctggagaggagggggCTTCGAGAGACCTGGCAGGCGGGGGCTGAAATGAGGAACCCGGAGGGGCCGCCGTAGCTGCAGTAGCCCCCCAGTAtccggtggggggcagggggggcagcggCTGGCTCAGGACCGCTCTCCCCCTGCCTGAcacccccctctcctccccccccgcaaAAATGTCTGCAGAGGAGAGCGCCTCCTGGCTTCCTCTCTACGGCAGCGTCTGTTGCCGCCTGGTGGCCCAGCCTGGCTGCATGGTCCAGCAGGTGATGAACGGCTTCCTCAAGGTGCAGGTAAGTCCCTGGCCGAGGGGggaggctgctggaggaggccagggtgTTCTGGGGCCCTGATGGAGCAGGGGGAGCTGCCTGGGCCCATCCCGCTcaggatcgcccacccagactggcagcagcagcggcagcagcttctccagggctgcaggcaggagtctctctcgccCGCTGtcggagatgctgctgccgccgccgccgccaccaccaccagagagggaaccttctgcattcaagcggGCAGGTCTCCTTTCAGAGCTGCCCCATCATCCCCCCagaggaagatcttccagtgctcacacctgtcgtctcccattcaagtgcaaaccagggcagactctgcttagcaaaggggaccattcctgctcacttcctcaagaccagctctcctcccccatgaCGGGTATTTGGGGGAGTCCTTGGGTCACCAGCAGCCCGGAATTGGGCTGGGGGCTGCCCCGATTGCTAAGGGCACGTGCACAGCCTGCCACTAAACCTCTCCCCGGGGGCTGTCGACAAGCACCCCCAGAGCCCACACCaggcctgccacctctgccccACTTCCGCACCTTGCCCTAGACCCCTCAGAAACTGCCATGGgtatccccccccctcctcctcctcctcacagctgGGCAGAGCATtctgggaggagagagggagggagggtcctGGGGGCTCTGCAGCCCGCCCTGCCACCCTCCCTCCTTGGAATGGGTCTGGGGTCAGCATGGAGACTGCAGCTGGGCGGGGGCTGTAGAGGGGCAGGGAAGGGGCACCAGGGCATGCAGGGGGCAGGCTGGGCagacccctccctcctcctccttgggtaGCCATTTGCAAGGCAACGCCTGCCAGCACCTGAGCCATGGGGAAGGAGTTTTGAATGGGGCAGCAGGCCGGAGAGAAGTGCTTGTGCtgggaatggggcaggagggCCGCTGaaggttatgtgtgtgtgtgtgtggggtgtgtgtgcacacgatGTCCTCAACCCAGCAggaactcccccacccacccccggccaaaAATAATGAAAGCTCCCCTCCTGTCtgtgcagcagggggagcagcagggctGGCTGAGGCTGTTCTGCCTCCTGCGGGGCTCCAACCTCCTCTGCTACCGGCACCCCCAAGATGCTGAGACCCAGGAGGAGCCGGCCTTCACCATCGCCATCAACAAGGtgtgtgttgcgggggggggcacagttgGAGGCCAAGAGaggcctctgcccccccccgccacctgcctctgCTCAGGGCCTGCCTGCCCCCTTGTGGCCCAAGTGAGCCATGGCAGCCGGCTTGCTCGTCTGCTGGGCTGGTCTCCGGTGACTCCCCTGTGTGGCAGGCAGGCCAAGACCCTGcttgggaggggggcagcagtggctcGTCCTGAGGCGCCTGGGGGGGGGCTGTGCCCCTTGCAGGCTCCCCCATCTGTAGCTGGCCGCTCTGGGTCATTTC carries:
- the RTKN gene encoding rhotekin isoform X7 encodes the protein MFQRHHRSRVTVARGSALEMEIRRGRFRLSLLGDTEQGTDLQKKIDHEIRMRDGACKLLAACTQREQALEVTKSLLVCNSRILAYMAELQHMKEAQVMQRMARRPSDAGPTDDRLPCRGRVCISDLRIPLMWKDTEYFKNKGDLHRCAVFCLLQIGTEIYDTETVLVDRTLTDICFENTVLFTEAGPEFELKVELYSAGLEEDSGLSHTPKKLASRLSSSLGRSSGKRVRAALDAGGPSSPVGNGASSLLLLPAPSAPPGPKYQLLACTTLRLPDVQDAFRTHDLLVTSNEESASWLPLYGSVCCRLVAQPGCMVQQVMNGFLKVQQGEQQGWLRLFCLLRGSNLLCYRHPQDAETQEEPAFTIAINKETRIRATEKDSKTRLHSLSVTNRYGGEEVTHTLLAESRAETQRWMEAFWQHFYDMSQWKHCCDELMKVEAPSPRRLPTLLPRQGSLYHEMGRRSLC
- the RTKN gene encoding rhotekin isoform X8, encoding MWKDTEYFKNKGDLHRCAVFCLLQIGTEIYDTETVLVDRTLTDICFENTVLFTEAGPEFELKVELYSAGLEEDSGLSHTPKKLASRLSSSLGRSSGKRVRAALDAGGPSSPVGNGASSLLLLPAPSAPPGPKYQLLACTTLRLPDVQDAFRTHDLLVTSNEESASWLPLYGSVCCRLVAQPGCMVQQVMNGFLKVQQGEQQGWLRLFCLLRGSNLLCYRHPQDAETQEEPAFTIAINKETRIRATEKDSKTRLHSLSVTNRYGGEEVTHTLLAESRAETQRWMEAFWQHFYDMSQWKHCCDELMKVEAPSPRRLPTLLPRQGSLYHEMAIEPGDDIEAVTEILTRRASGLGPPAWLSLFEGPSASDSDSSPSSASPCPPPWVRPRTLSLDARLSTPQGRSSGRPPLPRARRGPSTSSSSSSGSPTPEPERPPRRPRTRLDPCLWLQSQV